In one Shinella zoogloeoides genomic region, the following are encoded:
- a CDS encoding aspartate aminotransferase family protein, with the protein MANSLYDRDEAAIGTLQKLRFFPLAISGGKGARLLEENGRELIDLSGAWGAASLGYGHPAIVEAVSTAIANPAGASILSASNAPAVALAERLLATFPDRGGHKVWFGHSGSDANEAAYRAIVKATGRTGIIAFVGAYHGCTVGSMAFSGHSVQAGAAKAEGLILLPYPDQYRPYQNDPTGDAILTLLREKLAEVRAGSIGAAFIEPIQSDGGLIVPPDGFLRKFADICRAHGILVVCDEVKVGLARSGRLHCYEHEGFVPDILVLGKGLGGGLPFSALIAPAEILDCASAFAMQTLHGNPVCAAAGLAVLETIDREDLAADADRNGKLLRDGLARLAERYPLIGDIRGRGLACGVELVLDRQSRAPARAETAKLIYRAYELGVVLYYVGMNSNVLEFTPPLTITEGEIREALDRLDQALSDLPNVSKENLAQFTGW; encoded by the coding sequence ATGGCCAACAGTCTCTACGACAGGGATGAAGCGGCGATCGGCACTTTGCAGAAGCTGCGATTCTTCCCGCTTGCCATCAGCGGCGGAAAGGGCGCCCGGCTCTTGGAAGAAAATGGCCGCGAGCTTATCGACCTCTCCGGTGCCTGGGGCGCAGCGAGCCTCGGTTACGGCCACCCTGCCATCGTCGAGGCCGTCTCCACCGCTATCGCCAATCCCGCCGGCGCAAGCATCCTCTCCGCCTCGAACGCACCGGCCGTGGCGCTTGCCGAAAGGCTGCTGGCGACATTTCCCGATCGCGGCGGGCATAAGGTCTGGTTCGGCCATTCCGGCTCCGATGCCAACGAAGCCGCCTATCGGGCGATCGTGAAGGCAACCGGCCGCACCGGCATCATCGCCTTCGTCGGCGCCTATCACGGCTGCACCGTCGGCTCCATGGCATTTTCCGGCCACAGCGTTCAGGCCGGCGCGGCCAAGGCGGAGGGATTGATCCTTTTGCCCTACCCTGATCAATACCGCCCTTATCAGAACGACCCGACCGGCGATGCCATTCTCACGCTTCTCAGGGAGAAGTTGGCTGAGGTTCGGGCCGGCTCGATCGGTGCGGCCTTCATCGAGCCTATCCAGTCGGATGGCGGCCTTATCGTGCCGCCCGACGGTTTCCTGCGGAAATTCGCCGATATCTGCCGCGCCCACGGCATTCTCGTCGTCTGCGACGAGGTGAAGGTCGGGCTTGCCCGCAGCGGCCGCCTGCATTGTTACGAGCACGAGGGGTTCGTGCCGGATATCCTGGTGCTCGGCAAGGGGCTTGGTGGTGGCCTGCCGTTTTCGGCGCTTATCGCGCCCGCCGAAATCCTTGATTGTGCCAGTGCTTTTGCCATGCAGACCCTGCACGGCAACCCGGTCTGTGCTGCCGCCGGCCTCGCGGTTCTCGAAACGATCGACCGTGAAGACCTCGCGGCGGACGCTGACCGCAACGGAAAGCTGCTGCGCGACGGTCTCGCACGGCTCGCCGAACGCTATCCCCTGATCGGCGACATCCGCGGCCGGGGCCTCGCCTGTGGCGTCGAACTCGTGCTCGACCGCCAAAGCCGCGCGCCGGCCCGCGCCGAGACGGCAAAGCTGATCTACCGCGCCTACGAACTCGGCGTCGTGCTCTATTATGTCGGCATGAACAGCAACGTCCTGGAATTCACGCCGCCGTTGACCATAACGGAGGGTGAAATCCGGGAGGCACTCGACCGGCTGGATCAGGCCCTGTCGGATTTGCCGAACGTTTCGAAAGAAAATCTCGCGCAATTTACCGGTTGGTAG
- a CDS encoding helix-turn-helix transcriptional regulator, whose protein sequence is MARGWSQEELAARISKTPESISNIERAKQLPALDTLLDLARVLDLPTVEVIEASKDARNVSRERADNEARLVTVVQGLSDTAVSIALQQIEALKTLK, encoded by the coding sequence ATGGCAAGAGGCTGGTCGCAGGAGGAACTGGCTGCCCGCATCAGTAAGACGCCCGAAAGCATCTCGAATATCGAGCGCGCCAAGCAACTGCCAGCGCTCGATACGCTGCTCGATCTGGCGCGGGTGCTCGACCTGCCGACGGTCGAGGTGATCGAAGCCTCAAAAGATGCCCGCAACGTGTCGCGCGAGCGGGCCGACAACGAGGCAAGGCTGGTGACCGTCGTGCAAGGGCTGAGCGACACGGCCGTCAGCATCGCGCTCCAGCAGATCGAGGCGTTGAAGACGCTCAAGTGA
- the terL gene encoding phage terminase large subunit, translating into MTISSDHLGGPGEPQRAGGNYALQMDQWHAQQLLHACRSSFHLFVWRIFDILHEPRGISFIDNWHVEAMCHELECVYRGENRRLLITVPPRHLKTICTSIGFTAWLLGHDPSTKVILATYGHDLSRSIFADLRRVMEHPVYQALFPATQIARISGSELVTTRGGGMKATSVGGAVTGRGADVIIIDDLMKAADAQSEPERRRAEDFVSGTLLSRFDSKRDGRVVSIQQRLHEGDVASYLLSTGEYRHLNLPAIAQEPQEIALGKGRVKYRAVGDVLFPQQEPIEVLNRVRAELGPMVFSAQYLQDPTPPGGNRMSWGDFHTYEEAPERTEFAMVVQSWDTGMTALPHSDYSVCTTWGALDSNNWFLLDVFRQRLDYGDLKRRVIQLRNRWNADRVIIERANTGIVLIRELTRENAFRGAPVGYTPRLDKQIRFETQIARLKDVNFHMPEQADWLADFRRECLAFPNGRHDDQVDSMTQFLDLMFGWRLGRAFTDPYPGRSARR; encoded by the coding sequence ATGACGATATCGTCTGACCACCTTGGTGGTCCGGGTGAGCCGCAACGGGCAGGGGGCAACTATGCTCTTCAGATGGATCAGTGGCACGCGCAGCAGTTGCTCCATGCCTGCCGCAGTTCCTTTCACCTCTTCGTCTGGCGCATCTTCGACATTCTGCATGAGCCGCGGGGTATCTCGTTCATCGACAACTGGCATGTCGAGGCCATGTGTCATGAGCTGGAATGCGTCTACCGCGGCGAGAACCGGCGCCTGCTGATCACCGTCCCGCCGCGCCATCTCAAGACGATCTGCACCTCGATCGGCTTTACCGCCTGGCTGCTCGGCCATGACCCCTCGACCAAGGTGATCCTGGCGACCTATGGCCACGACCTGTCGCGCAGCATCTTTGCCGATCTGCGCCGGGTCATGGAGCATCCGGTTTACCAGGCGCTCTTCCCCGCAACGCAGATCGCGCGCATCTCGGGTTCGGAGCTGGTGACGACGCGGGGCGGCGGAATGAAGGCGACGTCCGTCGGAGGCGCCGTAACCGGACGCGGCGCCGACGTTATCATCATCGACGACCTGATGAAGGCGGCCGATGCCCAGTCCGAGCCCGAGCGTCGGCGGGCCGAGGACTTCGTGAGCGGCACGCTCCTGTCGCGCTTCGACAGCAAGAGAGACGGTAGGGTCGTTTCCATCCAGCAGCGTCTGCATGAGGGCGATGTCGCCTCCTATCTCCTTTCGACCGGCGAATACCGGCATTTGAACCTGCCGGCGATCGCGCAGGAACCGCAGGAGATTGCGCTTGGCAAGGGGCGGGTCAAGTATCGTGCTGTCGGAGATGTCCTGTTCCCGCAGCAGGAACCGATCGAGGTCCTGAACCGCGTGCGCGCCGAACTCGGGCCGATGGTGTTTTCTGCGCAATATCTCCAGGATCCGACGCCGCCCGGCGGCAACCGCATGAGCTGGGGTGACTTCCACACCTATGAGGAGGCGCCCGAGCGGACTGAGTTCGCCATGGTGGTACAGAGCTGGGATACCGGCATGACGGCGCTTCCCCACAGCGACTATTCGGTCTGCACCACCTGGGGAGCACTCGACAGCAACAATTGGTTCCTGCTCGACGTGTTTCGCCAGCGCCTCGACTATGGCGACCTCAAGCGACGGGTCATCCAGCTGCGCAATCGCTGGAACGCGGATCGGGTCATCATCGAACGTGCCAATACGGGCATCGTCCTCATCCGCGAGCTCACGCGCGAGAATGCGTTTCGCGGCGCTCCGGTCGGTTATACGCCGCGCCTCGACAAGCAGATCCGCTTCGAGACGCAGATCGCACGGCTGAAAGACGTCAACTTCCACATGCCCGAGCAAGCCGATTGGCTGGCCGATTTCCGCCGTGAATGCCTCGCGTTCCCGAACGGACGCCACGACGACCAGGTCGATAGCATGACGCAGTTCCTCGACTTGATGTTCGGCTGGCGGCTCGGCCGCGCCTTTACCGACCCCTATCCGGGCCGTTCGGCGCGCCGCTAG
- a CDS encoding DUF5681 domain-containing protein gives MSNSRKKLTTAEEQARLDEAVANVRRRTRPVRKIEDDQQGVRAETGKAKAMPAESAPGKAKKQKQKHKRDQSRSADYEVGYGKPPVHTRFQPGQCGHPPGRPKGSRNTKTLIREELFKTREVTIDGKKKRMPQFKIGLQQLMVKFMTGDPRAAAQVINLASKLQEPDAAGSGSEERQHISSAPSLTPSDKHILARYQADLYREAGVSDDQIAKLLEALGLPAPHHDMDQVEQSGGPLEDDDDGDETIGEEDDDDDIV, from the coding sequence ATGTCGAATTCCAGAAAAAAGCTCACGACCGCCGAAGAACAGGCACGCCTCGATGAGGCGGTGGCGAATGTGCGCCGTCGCACCAGGCCCGTCCGTAAGATCGAAGACGATCAGCAGGGCGTTCGCGCCGAGACTGGTAAGGCCAAGGCGATGCCGGCGGAAAGCGCGCCGGGCAAAGCGAAGAAGCAGAAGCAGAAGCATAAGCGGGACCAGAGCCGGTCCGCTGACTATGAGGTGGGCTATGGCAAGCCGCCCGTGCATACGCGCTTCCAGCCCGGCCAGTGCGGCCACCCGCCGGGCCGGCCGAAGGGGTCGCGCAACACCAAGACACTCATCAGGGAAGAGCTGTTCAAGACGCGTGAGGTGACGATCGATGGCAAGAAGAAGCGCATGCCGCAGTTCAAGATCGGGCTGCAGCAGCTGATGGTCAAGTTCATGACAGGGGATCCGCGCGCTGCCGCGCAGGTGATCAACCTGGCTTCAAAGCTTCAGGAGCCCGATGCTGCCGGTAGTGGCAGTGAGGAGCGTCAGCACATATCCTCAGCGCCCTCGCTCACGCCGAGCGACAAGCACATCCTCGCCCGCTATCAGGCCGATCTCTACCGCGAGGCCGGTGTATCGGACGATCAGATCGCCAAGCTGCTCGAAGCGCTCGGCCTCCCGGCGCCGCACCATGACATGGATCAGGTCGAGCAATCGGGCGGTCCCCTTGAAGATGATGACGACGGCGATGAGACCATCGGCGAGGAGGACGACGATGACGATATCGTCTGA
- a CDS encoding site-specific DNA-methyltransferase — translation MPKTNDPLLKSLKSKTKPKAAIGKHASLPSDIAAFNKTIVDRVTMIALDTLKEHPRRTRTHDERQITAIMGSFNTFGFLNPIVTDEHNAVLAGDARVEAARRLGIASLPAVRVDHLTREEKRAYKIADNRIAELAGWDLPELSIELTDLISIEFNMDAIGFDAPTIDLLIAEAKGETNDEVDPADTLPEEQGGPPVSRLGDIWLLGPHKLICGSALEQGVMARLMGDDRARMVLTDAPYNVRVNGFVGGLGKVKHREFAMASGEMSKPQFFEFLKTASQNAADYLVDGGLLYGFMDWRGHGAYMAALEAADLVQINLCVWNKGTGGMGSLYRSQHELCLVFKKGTAPHLNNVELGKNGRYRTNVWDHPGMASFGKNRDEALKLHPTVKPVNLLVEAIKDVTRQNDIVLDTFLGSGSTLMAAETCRRICRGVEIDPLYVDTIVRRYEAYTGIEAVHAETGLTYVQLSQRRFETSTDPTDGTIDQSRFKQAPSDAPLTVRARTRSGHGLAANA, via the coding sequence ATGCCCAAGACGAACGACCCGCTCCTCAAATCCCTGAAGAGCAAGACCAAGCCCAAGGCCGCGATCGGCAAGCACGCTTCTCTGCCGTCGGATATCGCGGCATTCAACAAAACTATCGTCGATCGCGTCACCATGATTGCGCTCGACACGCTGAAGGAACATCCCCGGCGCACCCGCACCCACGACGAACGCCAGATCACGGCGATCATGGGGTCCTTCAACACATTCGGCTTTCTCAACCCGATCGTGACCGATGAGCACAATGCCGTGCTTGCCGGGGATGCCCGTGTGGAAGCCGCCCGGCGTCTCGGCATTGCCAGCCTGCCGGCCGTGCGCGTCGATCATCTGACCAGGGAGGAGAAGCGGGCCTATAAGATCGCCGACAACCGTATCGCCGAACTCGCGGGCTGGGATTTGCCGGAGCTCAGCATCGAGCTTACCGACCTCATTTCGATCGAGTTCAACATGGATGCGATCGGCTTCGATGCGCCGACGATTGATCTGTTGATCGCAGAGGCCAAGGGCGAAACCAATGATGAAGTCGATCCGGCAGACACCCTGCCGGAGGAACAGGGCGGTCCGCCGGTCTCGCGTTTGGGGGATATTTGGCTGCTCGGCCCGCACAAGCTCATCTGCGGCAGCGCGCTGGAGCAGGGTGTCATGGCAAGGCTGATGGGCGACGATCGCGCAAGGATGGTTCTGACGGACGCGCCCTACAATGTTCGCGTCAACGGTTTTGTCGGCGGCCTCGGCAAGGTGAAGCACCGCGAGTTTGCCATGGCGTCCGGCGAGATGTCGAAGCCGCAGTTCTTCGAGTTCCTGAAGACGGCCTCGCAGAACGCGGCGGACTATCTGGTGGACGGGGGCCTGCTCTACGGTTTTATGGACTGGCGCGGCCACGGCGCCTATATGGCGGCTCTCGAGGCCGCCGACCTCGTCCAGATCAATCTGTGCGTCTGGAACAAGGGCACGGGCGGCATGGGCAGCCTCTATCGCTCGCAGCATGAACTGTGCCTTGTGTTCAAGAAAGGCACCGCTCCCCATCTCAACAATGTCGAACTCGGCAAGAATGGCCGCTACCGCACCAATGTCTGGGACCATCCGGGCATGGCGTCCTTCGGCAAGAACCGCGACGAAGCGTTGAAGCTGCATCCGACGGTCAAGCCGGTAAACCTGCTGGTCGAGGCGATCAAGGATGTCACACGCCAGAACGACATCGTGCTCGACACGTTTCTCGGCTCCGGCTCGACGCTGATGGCCGCCGAGACGTGCCGCCGTATCTGCCGCGGCGTCGAGATCGACCCGCTTTACGTCGATACGATCGTGCGCCGCTACGAGGCCTATACCGGCATTGAGGCGGTCCATGCCGAGACCGGCCTGACTTATGTGCAGCTCAGCCAGCGTCGCTTCGAGACATCGACTGACCCCACGGACGGAACTATCGACCAGAGCCGTTTTAAACAAGCTCCGTCCGACGCGCCGCTCACTGTCCGCGCCCGCACCCGCTCCGGCCATGGCCTGGCGGCAAACGCATAA
- a CDS encoding DUF3489 domain-containing protein, whose product MTKTNQTSRKAKATEAKDTTTTPAVLPETVASSPATIVTAKAPTKADKVITMLRAKTGATIAEIMAETNWQAHSVRGFLWGTVKKKLGLTTTRNEDVDGHQRYRIVEPACDPMPQAAALTDVETDKASATANPDAQTNEA is encoded by the coding sequence ATGACGAAGACGAATCAGACCAGCCGCAAAGCCAAGGCAACCGAAGCCAAGGACACCACCACAACCCCGGCGGTTCTGCCAGAGACGGTCGCATCATCGCCAGCCACCATCGTGACAGCAAAGGCCCCCACGAAGGCGGACAAGGTGATCACGATGCTCCGCGCAAAAACCGGCGCGACAATTGCCGAGATCATGGCCGAGACGAACTGGCAGGCGCATTCAGTCCGCGGCTTCCTCTGGGGCACCGTGAAGAAGAAGCTCGGCCTTACGACGACGCGCAACGAGGATGTCGATGGTCACCAGCGCTATAGGATTGTCGAACCAGCATGTGATCCAATGCCGCAGGCAGCAGCCCTGACGGATGTGGAAACGGACAAAGCATCGGCGACAGCCAACCCTGATGCGCAAACGAACGAGGCTTGA
- a CDS encoding DUF2924 domain-containing protein, giving the protein MAGNRETIEEKVAALGDLPREELIALWRRNFGTAPPKGVHRELLIRAASFHLQQKHSGGLSGEAKRLLKVAMREVGKAKTSREKSDETVRIDITAQGARQAAVKASPAERRPALPGARLIRDWNGSSHVVDVVNGGFIYAGSRYRSLSGIAREITGTNWSGPRFFGL; this is encoded by the coding sequence ATGGCCGGCAACAGGGAGACAATCGAAGAAAAGGTCGCCGCCCTCGGCGACCTCCCTCGCGAGGAGCTTATCGCCCTCTGGCGCAGGAATTTTGGAACAGCACCACCCAAGGGCGTCCATCGCGAACTCCTGATCCGAGCAGCTTCCTTCCATTTGCAGCAGAAGCATTCTGGCGGACTGTCCGGCGAGGCCAAACGGCTGCTGAAAGTCGCGATGCGGGAAGTCGGGAAAGCCAAGACGTCCCGCGAGAAGAGCGACGAGACGGTAAGGATCGATATCACAGCGCAGGGGGCAAGGCAGGCTGCCGTAAAAGCATCGCCCGCCGAACGCCGCCCGGCCCTGCCTGGCGCTCGCCTGATCCGCGATTGGAACGGCAGCAGCCATGTCGTCGATGTGGTCAACGGCGGCTTCATCTATGCCGGCAGCCGCTACCGGTCCCTGTCAGGAATCGCCCGCGAAATCACCGGCACGAACTGGTCAGGACCGAGGTTTTTTGGGCTATGA
- a CDS encoding recombinase family protein: MSAIPKLRCAIYTRKSTEEGLEQAFNSLDAQREACEAYIVSQASLGWKVLPELYDDGGISGGTLERPALQRLLHDIKDRKIDVVVVYKIDRLTRALMDFSRIVEIFDSHGVSFVSITQQFNTTTSMGRLTLNVLLSFAQFEREVTAERIRDKVAASKKKGMWMGGNVPLGYELKDRKLAIDEEEARTVRWLYLRYLDLGSMRDLSIEARTACLYRRPTRRASGSAFGRGNLHHLLTNPIYVGRIRHKGAVYSGEHPAIVDEDVFNRVQAMLTQQSPKRRSAKSHRDIHLLYGLLRDDAGQTLASTHANNHGKRYRYYVSRAHNGKESGQTDKTNLPTVWRLSSTMIEPLVERQLHAILSDKKRLADWCEDAGSATRLADVLTAAAKLSTQYSEHEGHVEKQGILRTVFAGITLRTDAIIFEITSGGLISMLLDGTADQKRPAQPHRGADDTVTITVPVILKRRGVEAKIILEDSLVAPPQKDPMLIAMVAKAHLYLEALTDGSGAGHTEVAGRLGIHGPDISRILPMAFLAPKITEAILTGRQPADLTIAKLTRMLDLPMSWNEQAALLGS, encoded by the coding sequence ATGAGCGCCATCCCCAAACTTCGCTGCGCGATCTACACCCGCAAGTCCACCGAGGAAGGTCTCGAACAGGCGTTCAATTCCCTCGACGCCCAACGCGAAGCCTGCGAGGCCTATATCGTCTCGCAGGCCTCCCTTGGATGGAAGGTTTTGCCCGAACTCTATGACGATGGTGGAATCTCTGGTGGCACGCTGGAGCGTCCTGCCCTGCAGCGCCTTCTTCACGACATCAAGGACCGAAAGATCGACGTGGTGGTCGTTTACAAGATTGACCGCCTGACCCGCGCCTTGATGGATTTTTCCCGGATCGTCGAGATCTTCGACAGTCATGGCGTCTCCTTCGTCTCTATCACCCAGCAGTTCAACACCACGACATCGATGGGACGGCTGACGCTCAACGTGCTCCTTTCCTTTGCCCAGTTCGAACGCGAGGTCACCGCCGAACGCATTCGCGACAAGGTCGCCGCCTCGAAGAAAAAGGGCATGTGGATGGGCGGCAATGTTCCGCTCGGGTATGAGCTCAAGGATCGCAAGCTGGCCATTGACGAAGAAGAGGCAAGGACCGTCCGATGGCTGTACCTGCGGTATCTAGATCTCGGATCGATGCGTGATCTGTCGATCGAAGCGCGCACCGCCTGTCTGTACCGACGCCCAACCCGACGGGCCAGCGGATCGGCCTTCGGACGCGGCAATCTCCACCATCTTCTTACCAACCCGATCTATGTCGGCAGGATCCGCCACAAGGGTGCGGTCTATAGCGGTGAGCATCCTGCCATCGTCGATGAGGACGTCTTTAATCGGGTGCAGGCGATGCTGACCCAGCAGAGCCCGAAGCGCCGCTCGGCAAAAAGCCATCGCGACATTCATCTTCTTTATGGCCTACTACGCGATGATGCAGGTCAGACGCTCGCGTCGACGCATGCAAACAATCATGGCAAGCGGTATCGCTACTATGTCTCGCGCGCACATAACGGGAAAGAAAGCGGACAGACCGATAAAACCAATCTGCCAACCGTCTGGCGATTATCGTCGACGATGATCGAGCCGCTCGTCGAGCGGCAGCTTCATGCCATCCTCTCAGACAAGAAACGGCTGGCAGACTGGTGCGAAGATGCTGGATCAGCAACACGGCTTGCCGATGTGCTGACCGCAGCCGCAAAGCTGAGCACCCAGTATAGCGAGCATGAGGGTCACGTTGAGAAGCAGGGTATCCTGCGAACGGTCTTTGCCGGTATAACGCTTCGAACCGATGCGATAATCTTCGAAATCACCTCAGGCGGGCTAATCTCGATGCTGCTGGATGGAACCGCAGATCAAAAGAGGCCGGCGCAGCCCCATCGTGGCGCCGATGATACGGTCACCATCACCGTCCCGGTCATCCTAAAACGTCGCGGTGTCGAGGCGAAGATTATTCTAGAAGACAGCCTGGTCGCCCCTCCCCAAAAAGATCCGATGCTGATCGCAATGGTCGCAAAGGCGCATCTTTATCTTGAAGCGTTGACTGATGGATCCGGGGCCGGTCACACCGAAGTCGCCGGTCGTCTGGGCATCCATGGTCCCGACATCAGCCGCATCCTACCCATGGCTTTCCTAGCGCCGAAGATTACGGAAGCGATCCTAACCGGAAGACAGCCGGCCGATCTGACTATCGCCAAACTCACCAGGATGCTCGATCTGCCGATGAGCTGGAATGAACAAGCGGCTCTTCTCGGTTCTTGA
- the mnmA gene encoding tRNA 2-thiouridine(34) synthase MnmA: MQHRNGPRVNSLDFDRKPEDTRVVVAMSGGVDSSVVAGILKREGYDVLGITLQLYDHGAAVHRAGSCCAGQDIDDARRVCETLGIPHYVLDYEKRFRETVINPFAESYIAGETPIPCVACNQTVKFADLLATAKELGADALATGHYIRSRPNPTPDAPQRRALYRPVDAERDQSYFLFATTQEQIDYLRFPLGHLSKAETRALAEDMGLVVAKKADSQDICFVPQGKYSDIVNKLKPNAALAGEIVHMDGRVLGRHEGILHYTIGQRRGIGIATGEPLYVVYLDARSRRVIVGPKEALETKRLYLRDINWLGDGDLAAVAAGGFDCFAKVRSTRPPRPARLQSGAGGIYVELEEGEPGVAPGQACALYSGEGEDARIYGGGFILRSEREAAAEDALKRILSTPVAA, translated from the coding sequence ATGCAGCACCGGAACGGACCTCGCGTGAACAGTCTCGATTTCGATCGCAAGCCGGAAGATACCCGCGTCGTCGTCGCCATGTCGGGCGGCGTCGACAGTTCCGTCGTGGCCGGAATCCTGAAACGCGAGGGTTATGACGTCCTCGGCATCACCCTGCAGCTCTACGATCATGGCGCCGCGGTGCACCGCGCCGGCTCCTGCTGCGCCGGGCAGGACATCGACGACGCGCGCCGCGTCTGCGAAACGCTCGGCATTCCGCACTATGTTCTCGATTATGAAAAGCGCTTCCGCGAAACGGTGATCAACCCGTTCGCCGAAAGCTATATCGCGGGTGAAACGCCGATCCCCTGCGTTGCCTGCAACCAGACCGTCAAGTTCGCCGATCTCCTGGCCACGGCCAAGGAGCTCGGCGCGGACGCGCTGGCGACCGGCCACTACATCCGCTCGCGCCCGAACCCGACGCCCGACGCGCCGCAGCGCCGCGCGCTTTATCGGCCGGTCGATGCGGAGCGCGACCAGAGCTACTTCCTCTTCGCGACGACGCAGGAGCAGATCGACTACCTGCGCTTCCCGCTCGGCCATCTCTCCAAGGCCGAAACACGGGCGCTCGCCGAGGATATGGGCCTGGTCGTCGCCAAGAAGGCGGACAGCCAGGACATCTGTTTCGTGCCGCAGGGCAAATATTCCGACATCGTCAACAAGCTGAAGCCGAATGCGGCGCTTGCCGGCGAGATCGTGCATATGGACGGGCGTGTGCTCGGCCGGCACGAGGGTATCCTGCACTATACGATCGGCCAGCGCCGCGGCATCGGCATCGCCACCGGCGAGCCGCTGTATGTCGTTTACCTCGATGCCCGCTCGCGCCGCGTCATCGTCGGCCCGAAGGAAGCGCTGGAGACGAAGCGCCTTTACCTGCGCGACATCAACTGGCTGGGCGACGGCGATCTGGCGGCGGTGGCTGCCGGCGGTTTCGACTGCTTCGCCAAGGTGCGCTCCACGCGCCCGCCGCGCCCGGCACGTCTGCAGTCCGGCGCTGGCGGCATTTATGTGGAACTGGAAGAGGGTGAACCCGGCGTCGCACCCGGCCAAGCCTGTGCGCTCTATTCCGGCGAGGGCGAAGACGCCCGCATCTATGGCGGCGGCTTCATCCTGCGCTCGGAGCGGGAAGCGGCTGCCGAGGATGCGCTGAAGCGCATTCTTTCAACCCCGGTCGCGGCCTGA
- a CDS encoding helix-turn-helix transcriptional regulator produces MRDPDNMLLRQGWSPEFLSSANIESVQTEYEVLHLMRQCAQHFRFSHFLVSRFPANEQQRFSERLLVSNWPADLVRKYDAMNLFHVSRLAIDTGMTKLPVQGDSALLAPADWESAQAGEAVALAESHGLSASTAFLLHSTTSDPYLMVFSGTRTPLARPELSELHFSALQLFECLEKTFVAATASREKLSSREVECLRWAAAGKSSDEIATILGISVYTVSSYFKSATRKLKAVNRMQAIAVALRLRLI; encoded by the coding sequence ATGAGAGATCCAGACAACATGCTCCTGCGGCAGGGCTGGTCGCCTGAATTCCTGTCTTCGGCCAATATCGAATCCGTGCAGACCGAATACGAAGTCCTGCACCTCATGCGCCAGTGCGCCCAGCACTTCCGCTTCAGCCATTTCCTGGTGTCTCGTTTTCCGGCAAACGAGCAGCAGCGCTTCTCCGAGCGCCTGCTCGTCAGCAACTGGCCGGCCGATCTGGTGCGCAAATACGATGCCATGAACCTGTTCCATGTCAGCCGGCTGGCGATCGACACCGGCATGACCAAGTTGCCGGTGCAGGGCGACAGTGCGCTTCTCGCCCCGGCCGACTGGGAGAGCGCGCAGGCCGGCGAGGCCGTCGCGCTTGCCGAAAGCCACGGCCTTTCGGCTTCCACGGCGTTCCTGCTGCATTCCACGACCTCGGATCCCTATCTGATGGTGTTTTCCGGCACGCGCACGCCGCTGGCCCGGCCGGAACTGTCGGAACTGCATTTTTCGGCCCTCCAGCTTTTCGAATGCCTGGAAAAGACCTTCGTGGCCGCGACCGCGAGCCGCGAAAAACTCTCCAGCCGCGAGGTCGAGTGCCTGCGCTGGGCCGCGGCGGGCAAGAGCAGCGACGAGATCGCCACCATCCTCGGTATTTCGGTCTATACGGTCAGCAGCTATTTCAAGAGCGCGACCCGCAAGCTCAAGGCCGTCAACCGCATGCAGGCGATCGCCGTGGCACTGCGTCTCCGGCTCATCTGA
- the sciP gene encoding CtrA inhibitor SciP: MTELIRPRVKYVIGPDGSPLTIADLPPANTRRWVIRRKAEVVAAVRGGLLSLEEACERYTLTVEEFLSWQSSINDHGLAGLRTTRIQQYRH, from the coding sequence ATGACCGAACTGATACGACCCCGCGTTAAATACGTCATCGGCCCCGATGGCAGCCCCCTGACGATCGCCGATTTGCCGCCTGCCAATACGCGGCGCTGGGTGATCCGCCGGAAGGCAGAAGTCGTCGCCGCCGTACGCGGTGGCCTCCTGAGTCTCGAAGAAGCCTGCGAACGCTATACGCTGACGGTCGAAGAATTCCTGTCCTGGCAGTCTTCCATCAACGACCATGGTCTCGCCGGGCTGCGCACCACGCGCATCCAGCAGTACCGCCACTAG